One Sulfurimonas crateris genomic window carries:
- a CDS encoding ParA family protein, protein MSEVIVIANQKGGVGKTTTAVNLAASLAVAEKKVLLIDSDPQANATTSLGFHRNDYEFNIYHVLIGTKKLKDIILKSELPTLHLAPSNIGLVGIEKEYYDAQNSKGRELVLKKAIANVLKDYDYIIIDSPPALGPMTINALSASNSVIIPIQCEFFALEGLAQLLNTVKLVRKSINQKLSIKGFLPTMFSAQNNLSKQVFADLKQHFDSKLFKDANGEIIVVPRNVKLAESPSFGKPAILYDVKSIGSISYQNLAQAIMEV, encoded by the coding sequence ATGAGTGAAGTAATTGTAATAGCAAATCAAAAGGGTGGTGTGGGCAAAACGACAACAGCCGTAAACCTAGCTGCCTCGCTTGCCGTTGCAGAGAAAAAAGTGCTCTTGATAGACTCAGATCCGCAGGCTAATGCCACTACATCTTTGGGATTTCATAGAAATGATTATGAGTTTAATATCTATCATGTTCTCATCGGAACAAAGAAGCTAAAAGATATCATACTAAAATCAGAACTCCCGACCCTTCATCTAGCCCCTTCAAACATAGGACTTGTAGGAATAGAAAAAGAGTATTACGATGCTCAAAACTCAAAAGGTCGTGAGCTGGTTCTAAAAAAAGCGATAGCAAATGTCCTAAAGGATTATGACTACATTATAATCGACTCTCCTCCGGCACTTGGACCGATGACCATAAATGCGCTCTCGGCATCAAACTCCGTAATCATACCCATCCAGTGTGAATTTTTTGCGCTTGAGGGATTGGCGCAGCTTTTAAATACCGTGAAGTTGGTTAGAAAATCTATAAACCAGAAACTTAGTATCAAAGGTTTTTTGCCTACAATGTTTAGCGCACAAAACAATCTCTCAAAACAGGTTTTTGCAGATTTGAAACAGCATTTTGATTCTAAACTTTTTAAAGATGCCAACGGAGAGATTATAGTAGTTCCAAGGAACGTAAAACTTGCAGAATCACCGTCGTTCGGCAAACCTGCAATACTCTATGATGTAAAATCCATTGGATCTATATCGTATCAAAATTTAGCACAAGCGATTATGGAAGTATGA